The proteins below are encoded in one region of Pseudonocardia sp. DSM 110487:
- a CDS encoding ATP-binding protein: MSHTATDRVEFVHQSWPAHPRQLAPIRAETRRWLAHPDLSDDVEQDVVLAVNEAASNAMEHAYARTSAGDIVEIIFWTEEKTVCVEIVDHGHWQPPDATVSGRGRGFTIMNELMQTVLIHYDIRGTRVLLRRTA, from the coding sequence ATGAGCCACACCGCCACGGACCGCGTCGAGTTCGTCCATCAGTCATGGCCGGCGCATCCGCGCCAGCTGGCACCGATTCGTGCGGAAACCCGCCGCTGGTTGGCACACCCCGACCTCTCCGACGACGTCGAGCAAGACGTGGTCCTCGCCGTGAACGAGGCGGCGAGCAACGCCATGGAGCACGCCTACGCGCGTACGTCAGCCGGGGACATCGTCGAGATCATCTTCTGGACGGAGGAGAAGACCGTCTGTGTCGAGATCGTGGATCATGGGCATTGGCAACCTCCCGACGCCACCGTGAGCGGTCGCGGCCGCGGATTCACGATCATGAACGAGCTGATGCAGACAGTCCTGATCCACTACGACATCCGCGGCAC
- a CDS encoding GAF and ANTAR domain-containing protein has translation MPELGVVTRMLLGVARDGSDDRALAGTICRACVDGLDVDGASISVLTATDAREMLSATDETALLLEELQFTLNEGPCVEAATSGHPVLLPDVQHTTDTARWPVFAAAVNERTGVRALFALPLQWGAINLGVLDLYRRLPGNLNDEQRRDAFSAADVATLMMLGHRTDPGGNGGWLDSTAASRAEVHQATGMVLVQLGVTAPEALARLRGYAFTQGRLLIDVARDVVARRVSFIEDVE, from the coding sequence ATGCCTGAGCTCGGCGTTGTGACCCGGATGCTGCTGGGCGTGGCCCGGGACGGCTCGGACGACCGCGCTCTGGCCGGGACCATCTGCCGGGCGTGCGTCGACGGGCTCGATGTCGACGGCGCGTCGATCTCGGTGCTCACCGCAACCGATGCCCGCGAGATGCTGTCGGCCACGGACGAGACGGCGCTACTGCTGGAGGAACTGCAGTTCACGTTGAACGAGGGGCCGTGCGTGGAGGCCGCGACGAGCGGTCACCCCGTCCTGCTTCCGGACGTGCAGCACACGACGGACACGGCACGGTGGCCGGTGTTCGCCGCGGCGGTCAACGAGCGAACGGGCGTCCGCGCTCTGTTCGCGCTGCCGCTGCAGTGGGGCGCGATCAATCTCGGCGTGCTGGATTTGTACCGCCGCCTACCGGGCAATCTGAACGACGAGCAGCGTCGCGACGCGTTCAGCGCAGCCGACGTCGCCACGTTGATGATGCTCGGGCACCGCACCGACCCCGGCGGCAACGGAGGCTGGCTCGACAGCACCGCCGCGAGCAGGGCGGAGGTCCATCAGGCCACCGGCATGGTGCTGGTCCAGCTCGGGGTGACCGCACCGGAGGCATTGGCCCGGTTGCGGGGATACGCCTTCACCCAGGGACGACTGCTGATCGACGTTGCTCGCGACGTGGTGGCTCGGCGGGTCAGCTTCATCGAGGATGTGGAATAG
- a CDS encoding GAF and ANTAR domain-containing protein: MSRPPVERERSVSHAFVVLADTMVAEYDAIDLLDRLIGFCVELLPADAAGIVLGDARRELRVVAASSEAAELMELLQLQSDEGPCLDCFQTVAPVSIADLAGAADRWPRFAAAVAERGQFRAVHALPLRLRGQAIGALNLFDREPGSLPDSDLALGQALADVATIGILQERAIRRAEVVNEQLQTALTSRVTIEQAKGVLSQHFGDDVEVAFDRLRHYARSRNAKLAHIAAQVVRRELDPTAFNLLPGSPGRR; the protein is encoded by the coding sequence ATGAGTCGGCCGCCTGTCGAGCGCGAGCGATCGGTCAGCCACGCGTTCGTCGTGCTGGCGGACACGATGGTGGCCGAATACGACGCGATCGATCTTCTCGATCGCCTGATCGGCTTCTGCGTCGAGCTCCTACCCGCCGATGCCGCCGGGATCGTGCTCGGCGACGCTCGGCGGGAGCTGCGTGTCGTCGCGGCGTCCAGCGAGGCCGCGGAGCTGATGGAACTGCTGCAGTTGCAGAGCGATGAAGGGCCGTGCCTGGACTGTTTCCAGACCGTGGCCCCGGTGAGCATCGCGGACCTGGCCGGCGCGGCGGACCGATGGCCGAGGTTCGCGGCCGCGGTCGCCGAACGCGGACAGTTCCGCGCGGTACACGCCCTGCCATTGCGTCTGCGCGGGCAGGCCATCGGCGCGTTGAACCTCTTCGACCGTGAACCGGGCTCGCTCCCCGACTCCGACCTCGCCCTCGGCCAGGCGCTTGCCGACGTCGCCACCATCGGAATCTTGCAGGAACGGGCGATCCGTCGCGCCGAGGTCGTCAACGAGCAATTACAGACGGCCCTGACCAGCAGGGTGACCATCGAGCAGGCGAAAGGCGTGCTGAGCCAGCACTTCGGCGACGACGTCGAGGTCGCCTTCGACCGGCTCCGCCACTACGCGCGGAGCCGGAACGCGAAGCTCGCGCACATCGCCGCGCAGGTGGTCCGCCGCGAGCTCGACCCCACCGCATTCAACCTGCTCCCTGGTTCGCCTGGTCGGCGGTAA